The Streptomyces lienomycini sequence TCCAGGAAGAGCACCCGGGGCCGGTGCAGCAGCGCGGCGGCCAGATCGCACCGCACCCGCTGACCGAGCGACAGGAACCGCACCGGGGTGTCCCAGAAGTCCGACAGCGAGAGGACGTCGTCGAGTTCGGCCAGCGCACGGCGCCAGGCGTCCTGCGGCAGCCCGTGGATGTCGCGCAGGACGGAGAACGAGTCCCGGGCGGGGAGGTCCCACCACAGCTGGGTGCGCTGCCCGAAGGTGACGCCCATGTTCCGGGCGTTGGCCTCCCGGTCGGCGTACGGGTCGAGACCGCACACGCGGACGGTGCCCGCCTCCGGGAGCAGCAGGCCCGTCATCAGCTTGATCAGCGTCGACTTGCCGGCGCCGTTCTGCCCCAGCAGCCCGACGAACTCGCCCTGCCCGATGCGCAGCCCCACGTCGCTCAGGGCGACCGCGCGGCCGGCCCGCCGCCGCCGCAACGGCCGGCGGACGCTCCACGCCTCGGCCCGGTCCCAGGTGCGGAAGGTCTTGGTGACACCTGCCACGTCGATGACGGGCGGCGCGTGCCCCGGAGTACTCACGAGCCGCTCCCCGCCGCCTCCGCGTCCGCGGCGCCCCGCAGCACGGCCGCCGTCACCAGCGGGTACAGCAGCTCGCCCACCCGGGGCAGCCACCGCACCGGGACGACCCGGCGCAGCGCCCCCGGCGCCAGCGTGGCCAGCGCCTCCCGGACCGCCGGACGCCCGAGGTCCGGGAAGCCGCCGAGGTCCCGGGTCACCACGCCCAGGGCGTACGCGGTGGTCCACACCTCGGCGAGCAGCACGTCGCTGACCCGGTCGTGGATCGACTCCCGGTGCGGGACGCTCTCCAGCGCCGTGCGCAGCGACGCCACGACCCGCTCCCGTGCGATGCCCCGCGCCTCCAGCGCCTCCTCGGCCGGCACCCGGCGCCAGCCGTCCGGACTCGCCGGGTCGCGCAGGTAGACCACGGCCAGCTGCTCCCACCAGCAGAAGTACGGCACGGCGCGCATCGCGGGCAGGACGGAACCCGCGGGGTCGCCGGTGGTGGCGAGGCAGGCGGCGCTGCGCGGCCCCATCACGTCGTTGCCGACCAGGCTCGGCGGGTTGGCGTGGTCGACCGGGCCGGCCACCGGAACGACCCGGTCGACGTCGTGCAGGTAGTCGAGCAGAGTGACGTCGTCGGTCGCGTCGGGCGCGGCCTTCGCGGTGGCGTACTCCTCGAAGCCCCGGGCCAGTTCCGCGGGCAGCACCAGCGCGACGGACGGCAGGTAGTCGTCCACCACGGGGGCCCAGGCGTGGCCGAGCAGGGCCGCGGCACGGACCGCGTTGGCGGTGCGTGAACCCCACTCGGTGAACAGGCTCACGGAGTCCCCCGGACGGGCGGCGGCCAGCGCGGCGACGGTGTCGGCGAAGTGCGGGGAGAGCACGGCGTCGTCCTGGAGCACCAGATGGTGCGTGGCGTCGGCGGGTACCGAGCGCCAGGCCAGGCGCGCGGTACGCAGCGCCGACGGCGGTCCCTGCGGCTCCGGGTCGGTGACGACCCGTGCGGCGAGGGCGGGATGCGCCCGCCCCAGCGCCTCGGCCGCGGCCCGTCGCCGGGGGTGGGCCATGATCACGGTGGACAGACGGACGTCGGAACGGTGCGGTGTCATCCTCGGGTCTTTCTCGCGGGGCCTCGGGGAACGAGGGGCATGGGGGTGTGGGGGGTACGGGGGAGCAGGGGGACGGGTGCGGGGCGGGGCCGCGGCCGGAGGGGACGTGGCGGTCACCGCTCCGTCTTGCCGAGCACCAGCGGCCCGCCGCGCAGCAGACGGGCCACGTGCCGGACCGGGCCCGCCCAGTGCAGCAGCGGCTGGCACAGGAACGCCAGGCCGAGGACGAAGGGCGAGGGGCCGTCGGGGGTTCGGCGCGGGCGTCGGCGCCGCGGTGCCCGGCCAGCCAGTGCCGGGCCCGCCGCACGCACCACCAGGCGTGCAGCACCGTGTAGGCGCACGCCGCCGCGGCCCAGGCCAGTAGCGGGCCGTGGGCGCCGCGCACGACCAGCGTGCCCGCCGCGGCCAGTACCACCGCCGGGCCGGCGAACCACCACAGGGTGTCCAGGCCCTCCTTGACCAGCACCACGGTGTTGCGGAGCCGGAACGCGCGCAGCACCGGATCGGTCAGCAGCCGTCGGCACCCGGCGAGCGAACCGTGCGCCACCAGCGCGTACGCCTTGCCGAGCGCCGCCGTCCCGGAGTACCGGTCGACCAGGTTGAACACGGGAAGCACCTCCATCACCGCGCCCGCCGAGGAGAGTTTGTAGCCGACGAGCAGATCGTCGACGGGCTCCTCGTACATGCCGATGGCCACCAGGGTGTCGTGCCGCACGAACAGGCCGGAGCCGATCCCGTACACCACCGGTTCGGCCACGGCCGTCACGCGCGCCGGCAGCCGCGCGGCCCGCAGGCGGCGCCGGGCCAGGATGCGGTGCGCCTCGACACCCGCCCGGCGGCGCAGGTCGGCCAGGGCGTGGGCCCGCAGCAGGACGTCCGCGGCGCCGGGGCGTGCCGCGTGCGGGCGCCGCAGCTGGAGCGGAAGCTGCTGGACCAGGTCGGGCGCGGGGCCGCCGCCGTCCGGGGACACGGCGGCGGCCAGATGCGTCAGGGTGTCCAGATCGGGCTGCGCGTCGGCGTCGTACAGCCCGACGTAGGTGAACGAGGGGGTGGCGTCCGGCGGCAGCAGGTCCGCGAGCCGTTCCACCGCGTGCACGAGCTGGCTGCTCTTGGCGCCCTCGTCCGGGTAGTGCAGGTGGTGCAGGCCCACCCCGGGATGCTCCGCCGCGACCTCGGGCAGCAGCGCCGAGGCGACCTCGCGGGTGGTGGGGACGGCGTCGAGTTCGGCACGCAGGGTGCCCGCCGGGTCGGCGGAGGCACGGGTGCGGCGCGCGGCCTCGGCCGCCAGGCCGGAGGGCACCACCCCGGCCAGCCGGGCCGCCGCGTCCCGCGCCCCGCTCGCGACGAGGTCCGCGGCGAGGGCGGCCGCCCGGTCCAGCACCGCCCGCCGCTCCCGCTCCTCGCGTTCCGTGGTGACGACGACCACGTGCAACAGGCCCGGGGATACGGCAGTCCCGCCGCGGCCCGCACCACCTCGCCGAGCAACTCCTGTTCGCGCAGGGCCGGTACCAGCAGCACGACGTGCGGTGCGGCCCGCGGCGGCGGGGCCGGTCGCCGCCGCCGGTCCAGGGCGCGGGCCGCGACGGCCGCGCGGACGCTCAGCAGCGCCCCCACAGCAGCACGCCCCACAGCACGGCGAGAGCGGCCACGGTCATGTCCGCTCCGTCCGGCCGGCCACCTCGTCCGGCACGGACAGGCGCCGCTGCCCGCCCCGGGCGAGGGCCGCCTCCCGCAGCGGGCCGAGCCGCGGATGCAGGCGCGCGGCCCACGCCACCACCTCGGCCGGGTCGAGCGTCTCCGGTTCGCCCACCGCGATGCCCGGCAGCAGGCCGGGCAGCCGCGCGCCCAGGCCGAGCGGCACCGTGAAGGCGGCGGTGCCCGGCCCGCCGACCGCGGTGAGCCGCACGCTCAGGGCACCGCCGGAGACCGACGGCGTCACGCGCACCAGGTCCAGCAGCGCGGATCGGGCGAGCAACGGCCCCTCCGAGCCGGACGGGACGGGCCCCGCGGCCGGCCACCGCGCCTCGTGCCGCCGGCCCGCGGTCATGTCGACGACCGTGTCGAAGAAGCGGTTGGGGAACCGGCGGTACTGCCCGCGCAGCAGATGGCGACGGCGCGGCAGCGCGGGGTCGGCGTGCCGGGCCACGCGGGTGATCCGGGGGACCGCGTCGTCGTCCGTCAGCCGCAGCCTCAACTCCAGCGAGGTGTCCAGGGAGAAGGAGTAGTCGTCCCCGTCGCGGCGCACACTGCGCGCGTCCTTGCCGATCTTCACCACGACGTGGTCGGCGAAGACCTGGACCTCGTCGTTGTACCGGCGGTCGCCGTACTTGTACTCCACGGACCGCAGGGTGCCGTCCGCGTGGAAGTTGGCGAGGACGACCGGCCGGTCCGGGGTACGGGGCTCCGGACCGAAGACGGCGAAGTGGGCGGCGCCGACCAGCGAGAGCTTCTGCTGGTTGCGGTCGAGCACCTCCAGCGAGTACCGCCCGGGATCGGTCACGCCGAACAACTCGTTCGCGAACGGCGCCTCCAGGTCGGGCGCGTAGACGTACAGACCCGTGGGGCTGC is a genomic window containing:
- a CDS encoding ABC transporter ATP-binding protein, coding for MSTPGHAPPVIDVAGVTKTFRTWDRAEAWSVRRPLRRRRAGRAVALSDVGLRIGQGEFVGLLGQNGAGKSTLIKLMTGLLLPEAGTVRVCGLDPYADREANARNMGVTFGQRTQLWWDLPARDSFSVLRDIHGLPQDAWRRALAELDDVLSLSDFWDTPVRFLSLGQRVRCDLAAALLHRPRVLFLDEPTIGLDVLVKDQVRELLSRLAATGDHCVVLTTHDMAEVEALCGRIVVIDRGRVVHDGPRDRLSVAGTESAFLVEFETPPPHLDLLTAEVVSVEGPSVRVRPLPGADRARVTAELLAVHPVRSVRYEGATAEDVLRALHAGARQQRAAVPGAGG